In Solenopsis invicta isolate M01_SB chromosome 13, UNIL_Sinv_3.0, whole genome shotgun sequence, one DNA window encodes the following:
- the LOC113005550 gene encoding glycosyltransferase-like protein gnt13, with protein sequence MKRGPYKKYLKINNIPIPGRTVHRHLIENVDGNREGRQIHNVRAENDSNSDNSAIIERQKSYKQYLRANNIAIPKRTEHRRHLRENIEANEENRNNRIRNVQVEGMNDVDNDRPILVDNNDDVIRFNINQQNIEQNTINNTDDNGTTDSDWSNIHHNKSDLIDDDESEIFHDAIEKNLEQVFIPQVFMEIYGKYCGTGILWKYL encoded by the exons atgaaaagaGGCCCTTAcaaaaagtatctaaaaattaataatatcccAATTCCAGGGAGAACAGTGCACCGTCATCTAATCGAG AATGTCGATGGAAATAGAGAAGGTCGACAGATTCATAATGTCAGGGCAGAAAATGATAGTAATAGCGATAATTCG gcAATAATAGAACGTCAAAAGTCATATAAACAATACCTGAGAGCTAACAACATTGCAATTCCAAAAAGAACGGAACATCGACGTCATCTAAgagaa aatattgAAGCAAACGAAGAGAATCGTAACAATAGAATTAGAAATGTCCAAGTGGAAGGTATGAATGATGTAGATAATGATAGACCAATATTGGTTGATAACAATGATGATGTAATacgttttaatataaatcaacag AATATTGAACAAAATACAATCAATAATACTGATGATAATGGAACAACTGATAGCGATTGGAGCAATATACATCATAATAAGAGTGATTTAATAGATGATGATGAGAGTGAAATTTTTCACGACGCtatcgaaaaaaatttagagcAGGTATTTATTCCGCAGGTATTTATGGAAATTTATGGGAAATATTGTGGAACAGGaattttatggaaatatttataa